From Microcystis aeruginosa NIES-2549, a single genomic window includes:
- a CDS encoding DEAD/DEAH box helicase: MKESLNPTSLDLKTIFPFKLDDFQQSAIAALAAGKSVVVCAPTGSGKTLIGEYAIYRALERGKRVFYTTPLKALSNQKFRDFQEKFGRTPTDGDEDSPLLFAEVGLITGDVVINPSALIVVMTTEIFRNMLYQTPIGQVGTSLENVETLVLDECHYISDRGRGTVWEESIIYCPPSIQLVALSATIGNPGELTDWINWVRQLPQSGDNKQTSSCELINSDFRPVPLRFYFVNKEGLFPLLDPKQSKVNPKLRPKAPRGSSRRLKREDCPTIASIVTTLRDKDMLPAIYVIFSRKGCDQAIRELKNLNLVNQEEARAIYYRLLIFFLEDNPNLQELALSFFAVENPPLQQKLLAFFANNPQSDEQLLSLLTADPETKNQLFEFLASASQLVRADQVEPLTRGCGVHHAGILPLWKELVEQLFEAGLIKVVFATATLSAGINMPARTTVISALSKRTDDGHSMLTPSEFVQIAGRAGRRGMDAVGHVVTVQTPFEGAKEAAFLATAQPEPLQSCFAPSYGMVLNLLQKHSLEEVKDLLERSFAEYLARLKLSPERQQITALTTELAKLDMELAGIEREQVFSYEKLRERLREEERLYKIIASQSEAQKRQEIHLKLPNIPVGTILHLKGKHIKVPVPVPAIFVNTLHGAGQVRTLVCLGSDNRWYLAAYADISEIDQGFLAPAALGELIPPSLEAVSLGGWRKGEENTQAIADLIPQQVQGIPPVAELETQAQRLEIVNSQIAAHPLQKRKNPGRLMKLYYDRELARDKLHKTQIKYQKQQSRKSYYWEEFLNLIEILREFQALEGYLPTPLGEAAATIRGENELWLGLAMMSGDLDRLTPSQLAAAISAMITEPPRPDTWCNYPPVPEVIDILRQGEGNSPGLREVRRLLYQAQSRYDITIPVWLETQLMGIASRWAQGTSWPELCENTSLDEGDLVRLLRRTVDVLWQIPQIPRVSQVLKDNARLAVTAMKRFPL, encoded by the coding sequence GTGAAAGAGTCCCTAAACCCTACTTCTTTGGATCTCAAAACCATTTTTCCCTTTAAACTCGACGACTTCCAGCAATCGGCGATCGCTGCTCTTGCTGCCGGTAAATCAGTGGTTGTCTGCGCTCCCACGGGTTCCGGCAAAACTTTAATCGGAGAATACGCTATCTATCGCGCCCTAGAAAGGGGCAAACGGGTTTTCTACACCACTCCCCTGAAAGCTCTTTCTAACCAAAAATTCCGGGATTTTCAAGAAAAATTCGGTCGTACCCCCACCGATGGCGATGAGGATTCCCCGCTGCTGTTTGCGGAAGTGGGATTAATTACCGGCGATGTGGTGATCAATCCTTCAGCATTAATTGTAGTCATGACTACAGAAATTTTTCGCAATATGCTGTACCAAACCCCGATTGGTCAGGTAGGCACTTCCCTAGAAAACGTGGAAACCCTGGTTCTCGATGAATGTCACTATATCAGTGATCGAGGTCGCGGCACCGTTTGGGAAGAATCAATTATCTACTGTCCCCCTAGTATCCAATTAGTAGCCCTCTCCGCCACCATCGGCAACCCGGGAGAACTCACCGACTGGATTAACTGGGTGCGGCAACTGCCCCAATCCGGCGACAATAAACAGACCTCCAGCTGCGAGCTAATTAACTCCGATTTTCGTCCCGTCCCCCTGCGCTTTTATTTCGTCAATAAAGAGGGATTATTCCCGCTGCTCGACCCAAAACAGAGCAAAGTTAACCCGAAACTGCGTCCTAAAGCCCCTCGGGGCAGCTCCCGACGCTTAAAACGAGAAGATTGTCCCACCATTGCCTCGATTGTCACCACTCTGCGGGACAAGGATATGCTCCCAGCCATTTACGTCATTTTCAGCCGTAAAGGTTGCGATCAGGCGATTCGAGAGCTAAAAAACCTCAATCTCGTTAATCAAGAAGAAGCAAGAGCCATTTACTACCGTTTACTCATTTTCTTTCTGGAAGATAATCCCAATCTGCAAGAACTGGCCCTTTCCTTCTTTGCCGTCGAAAATCCGCCCCTACAGCAAAAATTACTGGCTTTTTTCGCTAATAACCCCCAGTCTGACGAGCAACTCCTCAGCCTCTTAACCGCCGACCCCGAGACGAAAAATCAACTGTTTGAATTCCTAGCCAGTGCTTCCCAACTGGTGCGCGCCGACCAAGTGGAACCCCTCACCCGGGGCTGTGGTGTTCACCATGCTGGGATTTTACCCCTCTGGAAAGAATTAGTCGAACAACTTTTTGAAGCCGGTTTAATTAAGGTGGTTTTTGCCACCGCTACCCTCTCGGCCGGGATTAATATGCCCGCCCGCACCACCGTTATCTCGGCCCTCTCCAAGCGCACCGATGATGGTCATAGTATGCTGACTCCCTCGGAATTTGTCCAGATTGCCGGCCGGGCCGGTCGCCGGGGAATGGACGCAGTCGGCCATGTGGTGACAGTACAAACGCCCTTTGAAGGGGCAAAAGAAGCGGCTTTTCTGGCCACCGCCCAACCGGAACCCCTGCAAAGCTGTTTTGCGCCCAGTTACGGCATGGTCTTAAATCTCCTGCAAAAACACAGTCTAGAGGAGGTAAAAGACCTCTTAGAGCGCAGTTTCGCCGAATATCTCGCTCGTTTGAAGTTAAGCCCCGAACGACAACAGATTACCGCCTTAACCACCGAATTAGCTAAGTTGGATATGGAGTTAGCCGGAATCGAACGAGAGCAGGTCTTTAGTTACGAAAAGCTACGGGAAAGACTGCGGGAAGAAGAAAGACTGTATAAAATCATCGCTAGTCAGTCAGAAGCCCAGAAAAGACAGGAAATACATCTAAAATTGCCGAATATTCCCGTCGGAACTATCCTCCATCTCAAGGGCAAACATATTAAGGTTCCCGTCCCCGTCCCCGCTATCTTTGTCAACACCCTGCACGGAGCCGGTCAAGTGCGAACCCTTGTTTGTTTAGGCAGTGATAATCGCTGGTATTTAGCCGCCTATGCCGATATTAGCGAGATCGATCAAGGTTTTCTCGCTCCTGCGGCATTAGGCGAACTGATACCCCCTTCCCTAGAAGCAGTTTCCCTAGGGGGGTGGCGCAAGGGTGAGGAAAATACTCAGGCGATCGCCGATTTAATCCCCCAACAAGTACAGGGCATCCCACCAGTGGCGGAACTGGAAACCCAAGCACAAAGACTTGAAATTGTCAATAGTCAAATTGCCGCTCATCCCCTGCAAAAACGCAAAAATCCGGGGCGATTGATGAAATTATACTACGATCGAGAGCTTGCTCGCGATAAGTTACACAAGACCCAGATTAAATACCAAAAACAACAATCGCGTAAATCCTACTACTGGGAAGAATTTCTGAATCTAATCGAGATTTTGCGAGAATTTCAGGCATTAGAGGGTTATTTGCCCACCCCCCTCGGAGAAGCGGCGGCCACTATTCGCGGGGAAAATGAACTCTGGTTAGGATTAGCGATGATGTCGGGAGATTTGGACAGATTGACTCCTAGCCAACTAGCCGCCGCCATCAGCGCCATGATTACGGAACCCCCTCGCCCCGATACTTGGTGCAATTACCCGCCTGTGCCAGAAGTTATCGATATTTTGCGACAAGGAGAGGGAAATTCCCCCGGTCTGCGAGAAGTTCGCCGTTTACTCTATCAAGCTCAATCTCGCTACGATATCACTATTCCCGTCTGGTTAGAAACCCAACTGATGGGGATTGCCTCCCGTTGGGCCCAGGGGACATCCTGGCCAGAATTGTGCGAAAATACTAGCCTCGATGAGGGAGATCTAGTGCGATTATTGCGGCGCACCGTTGATGTTCTCTGGCAAATTCCCCAAATTCCCCGGGTTTCCCAAGTCCTTAAAGATAATGCCCGTCTCGCCGTCACAGCCATGAAGCGCTTTCCTTTATAA
- a CDS encoding diguanylate cyclase: protein MIKFRPQDCLVLVVDDVSKNLELAVEILDSAGYETACASSFQQAIERVKTANPDLILLDLIMPKKRGLELCRRLKSDNLYAHIPIIFVTDSKEKEDIINAFNSGALDYITKPFHSWELLARVKIHLELKKTQEELKNINSQLEKLVRTDSLTGVNNRREILALGEKEWQRCHRYHRYFSVLVIDIDHFKHINDTFGHVLGDKTLITIAGAIKNCLRQVDSFGRFGGEEFVAILPETNLEDAGTLARRICQVINQLNLEIDRQKVRVTASIGVATFSPQDNNLETVIERADRAMFAAKNQGRNRVSLGKTV, encoded by the coding sequence ATGATTAAGTTTCGTCCTCAAGACTGTCTAGTTTTAGTGGTTGATGATGTCAGTAAAAATCTAGAATTGGCTGTGGAGATTCTTGATTCTGCTGGTTATGAAACTGCTTGCGCTAGTAGTTTTCAACAGGCAATAGAACGAGTAAAAACTGCTAATCCTGACCTAATTCTTCTTGACTTAATAATGCCAAAAAAGCGGGGGCTAGAACTTTGCCGAAGACTAAAAAGCGATAATTTATACGCTCATATACCGATTATTTTTGTAACAGATAGTAAAGAAAAAGAAGATATTATCAATGCTTTTAATTCTGGGGCTTTGGACTATATAACTAAACCCTTTCATAGTTGGGAACTGTTAGCCAGAGTTAAAATTCATTTAGAACTAAAAAAAACTCAAGAAGAATTAAAAAATATCAATTCTCAACTAGAAAAGCTAGTCAGAACTGATAGCCTAACTGGGGTAAATAATCGTCGAGAGATTCTCGCCTTGGGCGAGAAAGAATGGCAACGATGTCATCGTTATCATCGTTATTTTTCGGTTTTAGTCATCGATATAGACCATTTTAAACATATTAACGATACCTTTGGTCATGTCCTGGGAGATAAAACTTTAATTACTATCGCTGGGGCAATTAAAAACTGTCTGCGTCAAGTGGATAGTTTTGGGCGCTTTGGGGGCGAGGAATTTGTCGCTATTCTCCCAGAAACTAATCTTGAGGATGCTGGAACCTTAGCCCGGCGCATTTGTCAAGTAATTAACCAGCTAAATCTTGAAATTGATCGACAAAAAGTGCGAGTTACTGCTAGTATTGGTGTGGCAACATTTAGCCCCCAAGATAATAATCTAGAAACGGTGATCGAGCGGGCGGATCGTGCTATGTTCGCCGCTAAAAATCAAGGTAGAAATCGAGTTAGTCTAGGTAAAACAGTATGA
- a CDS encoding transporter substrate-binding domain-containing protein has translation MKNLLFILGFLLLGVAPSFSADLDTIIRRGKLIVAVKNNLPPLAFLDSQGNLQGLEIDIAKRLAAEILGSDSAIILKPVSNQERLQVVIDDRVDFAIARVAITPARQRLVDFSPFYYLDSSGFVTKNPQLQRLEDLANSRIAVLNGSTTIALVRSNLPNATLRGVASYQEAFNLLETGEIDAFAADNSLLTGWVQQFPNYRQLPIQLGAIALGVVLPKGLQYQSLRERVNQAIERLESSGWLVERVNYWGLPQRIREMGR, from the coding sequence ATGAAAAATTTGTTATTTATTCTTGGTTTTTTGCTCTTAGGTGTAGCCCCAAGTTTTAGCGCCGATCTCGATACAATTATACGCCGGGGAAAATTAATTGTCGCTGTCAAAAATAATCTCCCTCCCCTCGCTTTCCTTGATTCCCAGGGCAATCTGCAAGGATTGGAAATCGACATCGCTAAACGTCTAGCGGCAGAAATTCTCGGTTCTGACAGTGCTATTATTCTTAAACCCGTTAGTAATCAAGAACGTTTACAGGTGGTGATTGATGATCGAGTAGATTTCGCGATCGCTCGTGTGGCGATTACTCCTGCACGTCAGCGCTTAGTGGATTTTAGCCCCTTTTATTACCTCGATAGCAGCGGTTTTGTGACAAAAAACCCGCAATTGCAGCGTTTAGAAGACTTAGCTAACTCTAGAATCGCCGTACTCAACGGCTCGACGACAATCGCCCTTGTGCGTTCCAATTTACCTAACGCTACCCTGCGCGGGGTTGCTTCCTATCAAGAAGCTTTTAATTTACTGGAAACGGGGGAAATAGACGCTTTTGCGGCTGATAATAGCCTTTTAACTGGTTGGGTGCAGCAATTCCCCAATTATCGTCAATTACCGATCCAGTTGGGGGCGATCGCTCTAGGAGTGGTTCTCCCTAAAGGTTTACAGTACCAAAGTCTCCGAGAACGCGTCAACCAAGCGATCGAGCGGCTAGAATCCTCTGGCTGGTTAGTAGAACGGGTGAACTATTGGGGACTCCCCCAGAGAATTCGCGAAATGGGGAGATAG
- a CDS encoding tetratricopeptide repeat protein, which produces MEDTLPLIYVSGLLIFVIGLGIFVIVQIFKTRRVEGTFNKLQKKLQKEKGTAKEYYELGSLYLDKKLYVQALSLLQKALKMSEEESIEPENQALIYNAIGFSYFAQEQLELAIRNYKEAIKLYPQYSIALNNLGNVYEKKQMAKKALETYEETLKFDPNNTVAKKRAESLRKRFAESK; this is translated from the coding sequence ATGGAAGATACCCTACCGCTTATTTACGTTTCTGGATTGCTAATTTTCGTGATTGGTTTAGGAATTTTTGTCATCGTGCAAATCTTTAAAACCCGTCGAGTGGAAGGAACCTTTAACAAGCTACAAAAGAAATTGCAAAAAGAAAAAGGTACAGCTAAAGAATACTATGAATTAGGGAGCCTTTATCTGGATAAAAAACTCTATGTTCAAGCCTTGAGTTTACTACAAAAGGCTTTAAAAATGTCTGAAGAAGAAAGCATCGAACCAGAAAATCAAGCCCTAATCTATAATGCGATCGGTTTTTCCTATTTTGCCCAAGAACAATTAGAATTAGCGATTCGTAACTACAAAGAGGCAATTAAACTTTATCCTCAATACTCGATCGCTCTCAATAATCTTGGCAATGTTTACGAAAAGAAACAAATGGCTAAGAAAGCTCTCGAAACCTACGAAGAAACTCTCAAATTTGATCCTAATAATACCGTAGCGAAAAAGCGCGCCGAATCCCTGCGTAAACGCTTCGCCGAATCGAAATAG
- a CDS encoding SLC13 family permease — protein sequence MPTPIILTLTVLVVALVAFVAEWLPVDLTALCVAIVLILLGLVTPEEGIAGFSNSATVTVMAMFVLSAGITRTGVIQVIRDRLLVWGGKSPHQQVFVLGALVGPISAFINNTAVVAIFLPIVEDWCKKQKISPSKLLIPLSYATVLAGMITVVGTSTNILASGISAKLGYGEFSLFQFTALGLVTFLAGLIYLTIFAPKLLPDRKSSTGEFLDDDYGSKVYLSEVIISPRSNLIGQTLYQSGLQRKFDFDVLELIRNKVHLPQPLADKVLNAGDILIVHSSREELLKIKDERGLEIFADVKFQKGDIESVITTGEEKLAEVLILSNSRLIGTTLKDLKFRQRYNATVLAIRRGSELLQGRLGKIPLKFGDLLLVQGPKQSFIGLQTTRELLVLEEKDIESLRKDKGMIALIITLSVIIIAAFDIQPILVTSLVGVVLMVITGCLKPGEVYGSIRWDIIFLLAGLIPLGTAMDNSGTTKWLADNLVAIGGHLSGFWILVFFYLITSVLTEILSNNAAVVLMIPVAVEVAKTLGLNPLAFMYAVTFAASNSYLTPIGYQTNTMVYAPGGYKFLDFTRLGAPLNLILTILTPVLIVVFYGLK from the coding sequence ATGCCAACACCAATTATTCTGACTTTAACGGTTTTAGTCGTTGCTTTAGTCGCTTTCGTGGCGGAATGGCTACCGGTAGATTTAACCGCTTTATGCGTGGCGATTGTCCTGATTCTTTTGGGTTTAGTTACTCCCGAAGAAGGTATCGCCGGGTTTAGTAATTCTGCCACGGTAACAGTGATGGCGATGTTTGTGCTTAGTGCCGGAATTACCCGCACGGGAGTGATTCAAGTAATTCGCGATCGCTTGCTGGTTTGGGGTGGCAAAAGTCCCCACCAACAGGTATTTGTCCTAGGAGCATTAGTGGGGCCGATTAGTGCTTTTATTAATAACACGGCAGTGGTGGCGATCTTTTTACCCATCGTCGAAGATTGGTGTAAAAAACAAAAAATTTCTCCTTCTAAGTTATTAATTCCCCTTTCCTACGCCACGGTTTTAGCGGGGATGATTACCGTGGTAGGAACTTCTACTAACATTCTCGCTAGTGGTATTTCTGCCAAGCTGGGTTATGGGGAATTTAGCTTATTTCAATTCACTGCTTTAGGATTAGTAACTTTTTTAGCAGGGTTGATTTATTTAACAATTTTTGCCCCGAAATTACTACCCGATCGCAAATCTTCCACAGGGGAATTTTTAGACGATGATTACGGTTCTAAAGTATATCTGAGTGAGGTAATTATTAGCCCTCGTTCTAATCTTATCGGTCAAACTTTATACCAAAGTGGACTACAAAGAAAGTTTGATTTTGATGTGTTGGAATTAATCAGAAATAAGGTACATTTACCCCAACCTTTAGCCGATAAAGTTCTCAATGCTGGCGATATTTTAATCGTTCACAGTAGTCGGGAAGAACTATTAAAAATCAAAGATGAACGGGGTTTAGAAATCTTTGCCGATGTCAAATTTCAGAAAGGAGATATTGAATCGGTAATTACTACAGGTGAGGAAAAATTAGCCGAGGTTTTGATTCTCTCTAATTCCCGTTTAATTGGGACAACTTTAAAAGATCTAAAATTCCGTCAGCGTTATAATGCCACGGTTTTGGCGATTCGGCGTGGTTCGGAATTACTACAAGGAAGATTGGGGAAAATTCCTTTAAAGTTTGGCGATTTGCTCTTAGTTCAGGGACCAAAACAGAGTTTTATTGGGTTACAAACCACGCGAGAATTATTAGTCTTAGAAGAAAAAGATATCGAATCCCTGCGAAAGGATAAAGGCATGATTGCTTTAATAATTACTTTGTCGGTGATTATTATTGCTGCTTTTGATATTCAACCAATTCTCGTCACCAGTTTAGTTGGGGTGGTTTTAATGGTAATTACTGGCTGTCTAAAACCGGGGGAAGTCTATGGTTCCATTCGTTGGGATATTATCTTTTTATTAGCGGGTTTAATTCCCCTGGGTACTGCCATGGATAACTCGGGAACGACTAAATGGTTAGCAGATAATTTAGTGGCTATCGGCGGCCATCTTTCGGGGTTTTGGATATTAGTTTTCTTCTATCTAATTACCTCAGTTTTAACTGAAATCCTCTCTAATAACGCCGCCGTGGTGTTAATGATTCCCGTCGCCGTGGAAGTGGCGAAAACTTTGGGTTTAAATCCTTTGGCTTTTATGTATGCTGTCACCTTTGCTGCTTCTAATAGTTATCTAACACCGATTGGCTATCAAACTAACACCATGGTTTATGCACCAGGCGGCTATAAATTCCTCGATTTTACCCGTTTGGGTGCGCCCCTAAATTTAATTTTGACGATTTTAACCCCAGTTTTAATCGTGGTGTTTTATGGCTTGAAATAA
- a CDS encoding cation-translocating P-type ATPase, with product MTFPTTSPQVSEIENNRAWHNLTGEQTLEILRTNGETGLIEDEIVKRKDIFGLNELKETGGRSPLMILWEQFTNIMLVMLIAVAVVSAVLDLKKGEFPKDAIAIFTIVILNGILGYLQESRAEKALAALKQLSSPKVRVIRNGSTFEVAAKELVPGDIMLLEAGVQIAADGRLLEAQNLQIREAALTGEAESVNKQAQKVLPEDASLGDRINLVYQGTEVVQGRGKVAITKTGMDTEIGKIAALLQGVESEPTPLQQRMSQLGNVLVSSSLALVAIVVIGGVIRFGWQFFESFLETSLSMAVAVVPEGLPAVVTVTLAIGTQRMVRRQALIRKLPAVETLGSVTTICSDKTGTLTQNKMVVQKVNTSHHVITVTGEGYAPIGEFSGASESDPELQAILTACVLCNDALLQNKAQEWSILGDPTEGALLTLAGKGGLYREALEPKSPRLGEFPFSSERKRMSVICENAQLGLGDSAYLMFTKGSPELILERCSLIQVGAESQPLTAEQRSRILAQNDEMAGNGLRVLGFSYKPMTEVPEAEREDSEEQSLVWLGLVGMLDAPRKEVKEAVALCRQAGIRPIMITGDHQLTAKAIASELGIAAAGERVITGKELEKMSQNDLEAEVDGVSVYARVSPEHKLRIVQALQKRGKFVAMTGDGVNDAPALKQADIGIAMGITGTDVSKEASDMILLDDNFATIVAATEEGRVVYSNIRRFIKYILGSNIGEVLTIAAAPLLGLGGVPLSPLQILWMNLVTDGLPALALAMEPAEPNVMKRPPFSPRESIFARGLGWYMIRIGIVFAILTIIMMYWAYQYTQATPEIGDPGRWKTMVFTTLCLAQMGHALAVRSHTQLAVQMNPFSNPYIIAAVGLTTILQLLLIYAPPLQSFFGTQWISGTELLICFGFSALMFVWIELEKLFIRWFMTKK from the coding sequence ATGACTTTTCCCACTACGTCACCTCAAGTCTCGGAAATAGAGAATAATCGTGCTTGGCATAATTTAACTGGCGAACAAACCCTAGAAATACTGAGAACCAATGGGGAAACCGGCTTAATCGAGGACGAAATTGTTAAAAGAAAGGATATTTTCGGGTTAAATGAACTAAAAGAAACGGGGGGACGTAGCCCGTTAATGATTCTCTGGGAACAGTTTACTAACATCATGTTAGTGATGCTGATTGCCGTGGCGGTGGTTTCGGCAGTTTTGGATCTGAAAAAAGGGGAATTTCCCAAAGATGCGATCGCTATTTTTACGATTGTTATTTTAAACGGTATTTTAGGATATTTACAGGAAAGTCGGGCAGAAAAGGCATTAGCCGCCCTTAAGCAGTTATCCTCGCCGAAAGTCAGGGTTATCCGTAATGGTAGCACCTTTGAAGTGGCGGCCAAGGAACTTGTCCCCGGGGATATCATGTTACTGGAAGCGGGGGTACAAATTGCCGCCGATGGCAGATTATTAGAAGCACAAAACCTGCAAATTCGCGAAGCTGCCCTCACGGGTGAAGCGGAATCGGTGAATAAACAAGCACAGAAGGTTTTACCTGAAGATGCCTCTTTAGGCGATCGCATTAACCTCGTCTATCAGGGTACAGAAGTAGTACAAGGGCGAGGGAAAGTGGCGATTACCAAGACGGGAATGGACACGGAAATCGGTAAAATCGCCGCTTTGTTGCAAGGAGTAGAAAGTGAACCAACTCCCCTACAGCAGCGAATGTCGCAGTTAGGTAACGTTTTAGTGAGTAGTTCCCTAGCTTTAGTGGCTATAGTTGTCATTGGCGGTGTAATTCGCTTTGGTTGGCAGTTTTTTGAATCATTCCTCGAAACTTCCCTCAGTATGGCTGTGGCCGTTGTTCCCGAAGGTTTACCGGCAGTGGTGACGGTGACTTTGGCAATTGGAACCCAGAGAATGGTGAGAAGACAAGCTTTAATCCGTAAATTGCCGGCAGTGGAAACTTTAGGCTCGGTAACGACGATTTGCTCCGATAAAACTGGAACTTTAACTCAAAATAAAATGGTGGTGCAGAAAGTCAATACTTCCCACCATGTCATTACTGTCACGGGGGAAGGTTACGCGCCCATCGGGGAGTTTAGTGGCGCGAGTGAAAGTGATCCCGAACTACAGGCAATTTTAACGGCTTGTGTGCTGTGTAATGATGCACTTTTGCAAAATAAAGCGCAAGAATGGTCAATTTTAGGCGATCCCACCGAAGGAGCTTTACTGACGTTGGCGGGTAAAGGAGGACTATATCGGGAAGCATTGGAACCAAAAAGCCCTCGTTTAGGCGAATTTCCCTTTTCTTCCGAACGAAAGAGAATGTCAGTAATCTGTGAGAATGCCCAGTTAGGTTTGGGGGATTCTGCCTATTTAATGTTTACCAAAGGCTCACCGGAATTAATTCTCGAACGCTGTTCTCTGATCCAAGTTGGGGCGGAAAGTCAACCCTTAACAGCTGAACAAAGAAGCCGTATTTTGGCACAAAATGACGAAATGGCGGGTAATGGCCTACGAGTCTTAGGTTTTTCCTATAAACCGATGACAGAAGTGCCGGAAGCGGAAAGAGAAGATAGTGAAGAACAATCCTTGGTTTGGTTGGGATTGGTGGGAATGCTCGATGCACCCCGCAAAGAAGTTAAAGAAGCGGTTGCCCTCTGTCGTCAAGCGGGAATTCGTCCGATTATGATTACCGGGGATCACCAATTAACCGCCAAGGCGATCGCCAGTGAATTGGGCATTGCTGCTGCCGGGGAGCGAGTAATCACGGGTAAAGAATTAGAAAAAATGTCTCAGAATGACCTAGAGGCAGAGGTAGATGGTGTGAGCGTCTATGCTCGCGTTTCTCCCGAACATAAGCTGAGAATCGTCCAAGCTTTGCAAAAACGGGGCAAATTCGTCGCCATGACGGGGGACGGAGTCAATGATGCTCCGGCACTAAAACAAGCGGATATCGGCATCGCCATGGGCATTACGGGAACCGATGTCAGCAAAGAAGCCAGCGATATGATTTTGCTGGATGATAATTTTGCCACCATCGTCGCTGCCACTGAAGAAGGGCGCGTGGTTTACAGTAACATTCGGCGCTTTATTAAATACATTCTCGGCAGTAATATTGGCGAGGTTTTAACCATTGCAGCGGCTCCTCTGCTCGGTTTAGGCGGTGTACCCCTTTCTCCCTTGCAAATCCTCTGGATGAACCTTGTTACTGACGGTTTACCGGCTCTTGCTCTGGCAATGGAACCCGCCGAACCTAATGTGATGAAACGTCCACCTTTTAGCCCCCGGGAAAGCATTTTCGCTCGCGGGTTGGGTTGGTATATGATTCGCATCGGCATCGTCTTTGCCATTCTCACCATTATTATGATGTACTGGGCTTACCAATATACTCAGGCAACCCCCGAAATCGGAGATCCCGGACGCTGGAAAACCATGGTATTTACTACCCTCTGTTTAGCACAAATGGGTCACGCTTTAGCGGTGCGTTCCCATACCCAGTTAGCTGTGCAAATGAATCCCTTCTCTAATCCTTACATTATCGCCGCCGTGGGCTTGACAACGATCCTACAATTGTTGTTAATTTATGCTCCTCCTCTACAAAGCTTCTTCGGCACTCAATGGATTAGTGGCACGGAATTATTAATCTGTTTTGGATTTAGTGCCTTAATGTTTGTTTGGATCGAGTTGGAGAAGTTATTTATTCGCTGGTTCATGACGAAAAAATAA